TGATCAGTTTAAGAATAGATCTGTTAAAAAGGTTTATATTGCAATTGTTAAAGGTAATTTTAAAGTTGATGGTGGCATTATTGATACTTTTATAGATAGAGATAGATATGATAGAAAAAAGTTTACTGTGCATAAAAATAGTGGAAAGAGAGCATTAACCGAATATAAAGTATTAATTAGTATGAAAAATTATTCATTAGTAGTGCTTCAACCTAAAACAGGACGTACTCATCAATTAAGAGTTCATATGAAATATTTAAACCATCCAATATTAGGCGATGATATTTATTCTAGGGTAGATCAGGAATTTAAAGAAATATCTTTGATGCTTCATTCTTATAAGCTTGAAATTAATATTAAAGAAGGTTTTTTGAAGAAGTTTATTTCAGTATTACCTAGAAGATTTATTGATTTTTTATCGAATTTTTATGATGATGCAACATTGAATTTACTTGTTGAAGATTTGAATGTTGTTTTAGATAAGTTTTAACTTTCAATGTCGTTTTTATTTGTATTTTCTTCGATAATTTTTTTTCCACCAGTTATTTCATTTGTGTTAATGACTGTAATAAAGCAGTTAGGGTCAATTTTTTGAGAAATATATTTTATTCTAGACATACGCATTGTTGGAACTACTATAAAAACTATGGTTTTGTCATTGCCAGCCCAAGCTCCTTTACCTTCAAGTAGTGTGGCTGCTACTTTTAATTTATTGGTAAGTAAGTAGGATATCTCTTTTCCTTTGTCTGAGATTATGAGAATTGCTTTTTGATTTCCAAATCCTGTACTTGTTTTGTCTGTCATTATAGCTGTTACAAATGAAGCTATGAGAGTATAAAGAGCAATTTCGATATTAAAAAATGTTGCTGCAATTAATAATACTGCAAGATTAAATAGAAAGTTTGTAGTTCCAATACTAATTGAATATTTTTCTTTAATTATCATGGAAATTATATCCGTACCGCCCGATGAACCTTTTGCTTTAAATATTAAGCCAAGTCCAAGTCCTGATATTAAACCTGCTAAAATTGACACAAGTATCATGTCATTTAGTTGCATTTTGTATTGCAAGAATTGTGAATAGTTGACTATTAAAGAATATAGAGCCATTGCAATCCAGCTTTGAATTACAAAAGTTATATTTAAAAATTTTATTCCAATAATAAATAATGGAATATTTAATATAAAGATTGTAAGCCCTAGATTGAAATCTAAAAGATAGTGTAACATTAATGAAATTCCTGCAATTCCGCCACTTAAGAGCCCATGTGGTATGTATAAAATGTTTGTGGATATTGCCATTAAGAGTGAACCCATTATTATTTGTAATGTGCTAATGAATATTAGTTTAGGATCTTTAAAGACATTTTTAAGTTGCTTTCTTAATATTTTTAATATAACAAATTTGAATTTTTGCTTTATTCTAATCCATTTGTTCTTTTTTTTCTTCATTTTTTATTACTTTACTCTTTAGTATAAAATTATTGATTCATCTGAATTTTATACTAATTTTACTAAAAAACAATTCACTTTTATTGCAATTGTTTCTTTTTTTTTGATATTATTGTTTTATAAAAGATATGATTGTTAGTTATTTAAAGCTTATATGTTTAATAGTTTTTCTCTTTTTTTATATTTGGTTTTT
Above is a window of Borrelia hispanica CRI DNA encoding:
- a CDS encoding RluA family pseudouridine synthase, with translation MEKLKKEFIVKHNSQRLDIYLSEHLCLFNRSQIKKRELKAFKFNDGYFSSIKLSKPVFVKDRILIEFNKEIDLGEYLVPLNLPINILYEDINVIVVEKPQGILSHPGISNFENTVVNFLLHHISNLRYKFQENKIRPGIVHRLDKETSGVMICAKNLETLNFLFDQFKNRSVKKVYIAIVKGNFKVDGGIIDTFIDRDRYDRKKFTVHKNSGKRALTEYKVLISMKNYSLVVLQPKTGRTHQLRVHMKYLNHPILGDDIYSRVDQEFKEISLMLHSYKLEINIKEGFLKKFISVLPRRFIDFLSNFYDDATLNLLVEDLNVVLDKF
- a CDS encoding YitT family protein, whose protein sequence is MKKKKNKWIRIKQKFKFVILKILRKQLKNVFKDPKLIFISTLQIIMGSLLMAISTNILYIPHGLLSGGIAGISLMLHYLLDFNLGLTIFILNIPLFIIGIKFLNITFVIQSWIAMALYSLIVNYSQFLQYKMQLNDMILVSILAGLISGLGLGLIFKAKGSSGGTDIISMIIKEKYSISIGTTNFLFNLAVLLIAATFFNIEIALYTLIASFVTAIMTDKTSTGFGNQKAILIISDKGKEISYLLTNKLKVAATLLEGKGAWAGNDKTIVFIVVPTMRMSRIKYISQKIDPNCFITVINTNEITGGKKIIEENTNKNDIES